A single region of the Ancylobacter novellus DSM 506 genome encodes:
- a CDS encoding efflux RND transporter permease subunit — protein sequence MSFNLSAIAVRERAVTLFFIVLLAAAGVYAFVKLGRAEDPSFTIKTLTVTVAWPGATAREMQDLVAEPLEKRIQELTWYDRVETIARPGFAFLTVTLKDSTPPAAVEEEFYQARKKLGDEARNLPPGVLGPFVNDEFSDVSFGLYALKAKGMPMRELARQAEVIRQDLLHVPGVKKINILGERPEQIFVEFSYAKLATLGVSAQDIASALQRQNTVTPAGSIDTRGPQVFIRFDGAYDSIEAIADTPIVAGGRTLKLSDVAEVRRGYQDPETYIIRHDGEPAIMLAAVMQQGWNGLELGKALEARSSAIADTLPLGMTLAKVSDQAVNIDAAVGEFMMKFAMALGVVLFVSLVSLGWRVGIVVALAVPLTLAVVFLIMLETGRFFDRITLGALILALGLLVDDAIIAIEVMVVKMEEGMDRIKAAAYAWSHTAAPMLSGTLVTIIGLMPVGFAASSAGEYAGNIFWVVGFALIVSWVVAVVFTPYLGVKMLPAIKPVEGGHHAIYDTPNYRRLRRVIQFTVRHKFMTCAVVGVAMALSVVGMGAIKQQFFPTSDRPEVLVEVRMPEGTSIETTTAAVEKVERWLEERPEAKIVTSYIGQGAPRFFFAMAPELPDPSFAKIVVLTPDAEARERLKHELRAVIAEGLVPEAFVRVTQLVFGPYTPFPVEFRIMGPDPVELYRISEKALGIMAGIADVRQANRDWGNRAPVLRFIPDQDRLNLIGLSPAEAAQQMQLLLTGIPVTQVRENIRNVPVVARSAGDNRLDPSRLADFSLMSRDGRQVPLDQVGRSEIRLEEPILKRRDRTPIITVRADVNEATQPPEVSQQVMKALQPLIASLPVGYRIEMAGNIEESIKANVALANIFPVMIAAMLIVIILQVRSLSTMTMVMLTAPLGLAGVVPTLLLFNQPFGFNAILGLIGLAGILMRNTLILTEQIKENKAAGLDDYRAVIEATVQRTRPVMLTALAAVLAFIPLTHSVFWGSMAYTLIGGTAVGTVMILLFLPALYAAWFRIKATDDEVHADATGKPGRHAALAAG from the coding sequence ATGAGCTTCAATCTATCGGCCATCGCGGTTCGCGAACGGGCCGTCACCCTGTTCTTCATCGTTCTGCTGGCTGCCGCGGGTGTCTACGCCTTCGTCAAGCTTGGGAGGGCGGAAGACCCCTCCTTCACCATCAAGACGCTGACCGTCACGGTGGCGTGGCCAGGCGCGACGGCACGCGAGATGCAGGATCTCGTCGCCGAGCCGCTGGAGAAGCGCATTCAGGAACTGACCTGGTACGACCGGGTCGAGACCATAGCCCGCCCCGGCTTCGCCTTCCTGACGGTCACGCTGAAGGACAGCACGCCCCCTGCCGCCGTCGAGGAGGAATTCTATCAGGCGCGCAAGAAACTCGGCGACGAGGCGCGCAACCTCCCACCCGGCGTGCTCGGCCCGTTCGTCAACGACGAGTTCTCCGATGTGAGTTTCGGCCTTTATGCACTGAAGGCCAAGGGCATGCCGATGCGCGAACTGGCGCGGCAGGCCGAGGTGATCCGGCAGGATCTGCTGCACGTACCCGGCGTCAAGAAGATCAATATTCTGGGCGAACGTCCCGAACAGATCTTCGTCGAGTTCTCCTACGCCAAGCTCGCAACATTGGGCGTGTCGGCGCAGGATATCGCCAGCGCGCTTCAGCGCCAGAACACCGTCACTCCCGCAGGCTCGATCGACACGCGCGGCCCCCAGGTCTTCATCCGCTTCGACGGGGCCTATGACAGCATCGAGGCGATTGCCGACACGCCGATCGTTGCCGGCGGGCGGACGCTCAAGCTCTCCGATGTCGCCGAGGTGCGCCGCGGCTATCAGGACCCTGAAACCTACATCATCCGCCATGATGGCGAGCCCGCTATCATGCTGGCGGCGGTGATGCAGCAGGGATGGAACGGGCTGGAACTCGGCAAGGCGCTCGAAGCCCGCTCCAGCGCGATCGCCGACACCCTTCCGCTCGGCATGACGCTCGCCAAGGTCAGCGACCAGGCCGTGAACATCGATGCGGCCGTCGGCGAGTTCATGATGAAATTCGCGATGGCGCTCGGGGTCGTCCTCTTCGTCAGTCTGGTCAGCCTCGGCTGGCGCGTCGGCATCGTCGTCGCGCTCGCGGTGCCGCTGACCCTTGCCGTCGTCTTCCTCATCATGCTGGAGACCGGCCGCTTCTTCGATCGCATCACGCTGGGCGCGCTGATCCTGGCGCTCGGCCTGCTCGTCGACGACGCCATCATCGCCATCGAGGTGATGGTGGTGAAGATGGAAGAGGGCATGGATCGCATAAAGGCGGCGGCCTACGCCTGGAGCCATACGGCCGCCCCCATGCTCTCGGGCACGCTGGTGACCATCATCGGCCTGATGCCCGTCGGCTTCGCCGCCTCCAGCGCGGGCGAGTATGCCGGAAACATCTTCTGGGTCGTCGGCTTCGCGCTGATCGTGTCCTGGGTCGTCGCCGTGGTCTTCACCCCCTATCTCGGCGTGAAGATGCTGCCGGCGATCAAGCCAGTCGAGGGAGGCCACCACGCGATCTACGATACGCCGAACTATCGGCGCCTGAGGCGCGTGATCCAGTTCACCGTGCGCCATAAATTCATGACCTGCGCGGTGGTGGGCGTCGCCATGGCTCTCTCGGTCGTGGGAATGGGAGCGATCAAGCAGCAGTTCTTCCCGACCTCGGATCGGCCCGAGGTGCTGGTCGAAGTGCGCATGCCGGAAGGCACCAGCATCGAGACCACGACGGCGGCGGTGGAAAAAGTCGAGCGCTGGCTGGAGGAACGGCCCGAGGCGAAGATCGTCACGAGCTATATCGGCCAGGGCGCTCCGCGCTTCTTCTTCGCCATGGCGCCGGAACTGCCCGATCCGTCCTTCGCCAAGATCGTGGTGCTGACGCCGGATGCCGAAGCGCGCGAAAGGCTGAAGCATGAGCTCCGCGCGGTCATCGCCGAGGGTCTCGTTCCCGAAGCCTTCGTCCGGGTTACGCAGCTCGTCTTCGGCCCCTATACGCCGTTCCCGGTCGAGTTCCGCATCATGGGCCCCGACCCAGTTGAGCTGTACCGCATCTCCGAGAAAGCCCTCGGCATCATGGCCGGCATTGCCGACGTCCGGCAGGCCAACAGGGACTGGGGCAACCGCGCACCCGTCCTGCGCTTTATTCCCGACCAGGACCGGCTGAACCTGATCGGCCTGTCGCCCGCCGAGGCCGCCCAGCAGATGCAGCTGCTGCTGACCGGCATTCCCGTCACGCAGGTTCGCGAGAACATCCGCAACGTGCCCGTCGTGGCCCGCAGCGCCGGCGACAATCGGCTCGATCCGTCCCGGCTGGCAGACTTCTCATTGATGAGCCGGGACGGGCGGCAGGTTCCGCTGGACCAGGTCGGGCGTTCCGAGATCCGGCTCGAGGAGCCGATCCTGAAGCGGCGCGACCGCACGCCGATCATCACCGTCCGTGCGGATGTCAACGAGGCGACGCAGCCGCCGGAGGTCTCCCAGCAGGTGATGAAGGCGCTGCAGCCGCTGATCGCCTCGCTCCCCGTCGGCTACCGCATCGAGATGGCCGGAAACATCGAGGAATCCATCAAGGCCAACGTCGCGCTGGCCAATATCTTCCCCGTGATGATCGCGGCGATGCTGATCGTCATCATCCTGCAGGTCCGCAGCCTCTCGACGATGACCATGGTGATGTTGACCGCGCCGCTCGGCCTTGCCGGCGTCGTCCCGACATTGCTGCTCTTCAACCAACCCTTCGGCTTCAACGCCATTCTCGGGCTGATCGGGCTCGCCGGGATCCTGATGCGCAATACCCTGATCCTGACCGAGCAGATCAAGGAAAACAAAGCGGCCGGGCTCGACGATTATCGTGCCGTCATCGAAGCCACCGTCCAGCGAACACGGCCGGTCATGCTGACCGCCCTGGCCGCCGTGCTCGCCTTTATCCCGCTCACGCACTCGGTGTTCTGGGGATCCATGGCCTACACGCTCATCGGCGGAACGGCGGTCGGCACAGTGATGATCCTCCTGTTCCTCCCCGCGCTGTATGCCGCCTGGTTCCGCATCAAGGCCACGGACGACGAGGTCCATGCGGACGCGACGGGAAAACCGGGCAGGCACGCAGCCCTTGCCGCCGGATGA
- a CDS encoding DUF6634 family protein → MPVLIGESVSHPHLGDQWITTSPVLWISEDRTIAHTLSRWYRLGKSALPPPKVPVSRHYH, encoded by the coding sequence ATGCCGGTGCTGATCGGGGAGTCGGTGAGCCATCCGCATCTGGGCGATCAATGGATCACGACCAGTCCTGTTCTGTGGATCAGCGAGGACCGGACAATCGCGCACACTCTCAGTCGCTGGTATCGCCTCGGCAAGTCCGCACTGCCACCGCCCAAGGTGCCCGTTTCCAGACACTACCACTGA
- a CDS encoding L-dopachrome tautomerase-related protein, with translation MNARASTASGQKFASDRTIGQIEPVFEFYDAMPTGVSVAADGRIFVNYPRWGDDVPFTVAELRNGKAVPYPDAATNVFDPARPAETLSSVQSVVVDPANRLWLLDTAAPGFAAPLVGAVKLVAVDLATDKVVRTVILSGPAVLPTTYVNDVRFDLRKGKTGVAYITDSSISGPGGIIVVDLASGESWRKLSGHVSTSPDPAFIPVVEGERFAVREKGKPPASLTVASDGIAISADGETLYYCPLSSRHLYSVPTRLLLDRSASDEAVAAAVIDLGEKGASDGLEADDKDRVYAGDYERNSVRRRGSDGEWVTIAHDPRILWPDTLSVAADGHLYFTANQLHRQPQFHEGRDQREKPYVLFRIRIDAGPVLLK, from the coding sequence ATGAATGCAAGAGCTTCAACTGCATCAGGCCAGAAATTTGCGAGCGACCGCACCATCGGTCAGATCGAGCCGGTATTCGAGTTCTATGACGCAATGCCGACCGGGGTGAGCGTCGCGGCCGACGGCCGCATCTTCGTCAATTATCCGCGCTGGGGTGATGACGTTCCTTTCACGGTGGCCGAGCTCCGGAACGGCAAGGCCGTGCCCTATCCCGACGCGGCGACCAATGTCTTCGATCCGGCACGACCGGCCGAGACGCTCAGCAGCGTGCAGAGCGTCGTGGTCGATCCGGCCAATCGCCTGTGGCTGCTCGACACGGCCGCGCCGGGCTTCGCCGCACCGCTGGTCGGTGCCGTGAAGCTCGTCGCGGTGGACCTCGCGACCGACAAGGTCGTGCGTACCGTCATTCTGTCGGGTCCGGCCGTCCTTCCGACCACCTATGTGAACGACGTGCGCTTCGACCTGCGCAAGGGCAAGACCGGCGTCGCCTACATCACCGATTCCTCGATCAGCGGGCCGGGCGGCATCATCGTGGTCGACCTCGCCAGCGGCGAGAGCTGGCGCAAGCTGAGCGGCCATGTATCGACCTCGCCCGATCCGGCCTTCATTCCGGTGGTGGAGGGCGAGCGCTTCGCTGTCCGGGAAAAGGGCAAGCCACCGGCTTCCCTCACCGTCGCCTCGGATGGAATCGCCATCTCGGCCGATGGCGAGACCCTCTATTACTGTCCCCTGTCGAGCCGACATCTCTATTCGGTGCCGACCCGACTGCTGCTCGATCGCTCAGCTTCCGATGAGGCGGTCGCCGCTGCTGTCATCGATCTTGGCGAAAAGGGCGCCTCGGACGGCCTTGAAGCCGACGACAAGGATCGCGTCTACGCCGGCGACTACGAGCGCAACAGCGTCCGGCGGCGCGGGAGCGACGGAGAATGGGTCACCATCGCGCACGATCCCCGGATCCTGTGGCCTGACACGCTCTCCGTGGCGGCTGACGGGCACCTCTACTTCACCGCCAACCAACTCCACCGCCAGCCGCAGTTCCACGAGGGCAGGGACCAGCGCGAGAAGCCCTATGTCCTGTTCCGCATCCGCATCGATGCCGGACCGGTACTGCTGAAATAG
- a CDS encoding antibiotic biosynthesis monooxygenase family protein, translating into MAAAKPFKALDEKFPFDRQLGIAAAPVVLVNVFTVDLFDEAGFLDAFKAAAEVITKQPGFISMQLHRALGESLTYLNYVVWESTETVRAAFADPEFLAKLPAYPSSVVAKPHLFQKVAVPGFCTA; encoded by the coding sequence ATGGCCGCGGCAAAACCATTCAAAGCTCTAGACGAGAAATTTCCGTTTGACCGCCAACTCGGGATCGCGGCCGCGCCTGTCGTACTCGTCAATGTCTTCACGGTCGATCTCTTCGACGAAGCGGGGTTCCTGGACGCTTTCAAGGCTGCTGCCGAAGTCATAACGAAGCAACCGGGCTTCATCTCCATGCAACTGCACCGAGCGCTCGGTGAAAGCCTGACTTATCTGAACTATGTGGTGTGGGAATCCACCGAGACGGTCCGCGCTGCCTTCGCCGATCCCGAGTTCCTCGCGAAGCTTCCAGCATATCCTTCATCCGTCGTGGCCAAACCGCATTTGTTCCAGAAGGTAGCCGTCCCCGGCTTCTGCACTGCCTGA
- a CDS encoding GlcG/HbpS family heme-binding protein, whose amino-acid sequence MPNVELLQTSKQLTYAAATIGLAAAVAKSHDLGAPECIAIVDAAGHLLAYARVEGAATLARDPAIAKATTAAALGMPGGGIPFEFGVNLGIASRDAIVNLGGGLPIIHEGRVVGAIGVGSGSTEQDVAVAEAGRDAVVAALAADHPIAR is encoded by the coding sequence ATGCCCAATGTTGAACTGCTGCAGACGTCGAAGCAGCTGACCTATGCCGCGGCCACTATCGGCCTCGCCGCCGCCGTCGCGAAATCGCACGACCTCGGTGCGCCCGAATGCATCGCCATCGTCGACGCAGCTGGCCACCTCCTCGCCTACGCCCGCGTAGAGGGCGCAGCCACGCTGGCCCGCGACCCCGCGATCGCCAAGGCCACCACCGCTGCGGCACTCGGCATGCCCGGCGGCGGCATTCCGTTCGAGTTCGGTGTCAATCTTGGGATTGCCAGCCGGGATGCCATCGTCAATCTCGGCGGCGGCCTGCCGATCATCCACGAAGGGCGTGTCGTCGGTGCGATCGGCGTCGGGTCCGGCAGCACCGAACAGGACGTCGCCGTAGCCGAAGCAGGGCGCGATGCCGTGGTTGCGGCACTGGCGGCTGACCACCCAATCGCGCGCTGA
- a CDS encoding LysR family transcriptional regulator yields MEWSDLPIFLAIAREGTLGAAGRRLGQTQPTMGRRLRALEAAAGVTLFQRTSDGFVLTDEGQAMYAHAIRMEDEALAMQRQLAGSDGGLEGLLRLSCSDWFGTTLLSPVLAEFASLHPKVTVELLTDARVYSLARREADLVMRIAPFDEPEVIARRLMTIRYGLYTGSDRWRPQAGDGAGCHLVLMDTAFGGMPDVAWITRLLPRATVVSRSNSRDIQARLCVLGAGLAVLPRPLGDVTAGLTLVDLGEEPPSRDTWIGFHRDLRRLPRLRALTDLIIERLARA; encoded by the coding sequence CTGGAGTGGAGCGACCTGCCCATCTTTCTCGCCATTGCGCGAGAGGGCACGCTTGGCGCCGCGGGACGGCGCCTCGGCCAGACCCAGCCAACCATGGGGCGGCGGCTGCGTGCCCTCGAGGCCGCCGCAGGCGTCACGCTGTTCCAACGCACCAGCGACGGCTTCGTGCTGACCGATGAAGGGCAGGCGATGTATGCGCACGCCATCCGCATGGAGGACGAGGCGCTCGCGATGCAGCGGCAGCTTGCGGGTAGCGATGGGGGGCTGGAGGGACTTCTCCGCCTGTCCTGCTCGGACTGGTTCGGCACAACGCTGCTCAGCCCGGTGCTGGCGGAGTTCGCCAGCCTCCATCCGAAGGTGACGGTCGAACTGCTGACGGATGCCCGTGTCTACAGCCTCGCGCGGCGCGAGGCCGACCTCGTGATGCGCATCGCTCCCTTCGACGAGCCGGAGGTGATCGCCCGTCGGCTCATGACGATCCGCTACGGGCTCTATACCGGCTCCGATCGCTGGCGCCCGCAGGCAGGTGATGGTGCCGGTTGTCATCTGGTGTTGATGGACACCGCCTTCGGCGGCATGCCGGACGTCGCCTGGATCACGCGCCTCCTGCCTCGCGCGACGGTCGTCTCCCGCAGCAACAGCCGGGATATCCAAGCTCGTCTTTGCGTCCTCGGCGCTGGGCTCGCGGTGCTTCCCCGCCCGCTGGGCGACGTGACCGCGGGCCTCACGCTGGTCGATCTGGGGGAGGAGCCGCCCTCCCGGGATACCTGGATCGGCTTTCATCGCGACCTGCGGCGCCTGCCACGTCTGCGCGCCCTGACGGACCTCATCATCGAGCGACTGGCGCGGGCCTGA
- a CDS encoding TetR/AcrR family transcriptional regulator, producing the protein MRVSRVQAEENRQTVINAASRLFREHGFDGIGLKDLMAGAGMTQGAFYKQFESKEDLAAQASRRALEDALGRWSAAAAANPDDPLAAVVDFYLSRGHCAEKSDGCPVVALGADAARHGPDVRASFEAGIKEYLALLGGWIGEGEDGEADRRAMAALATMVGAVLLARAVNDEEMSKQFLQAAAASVTAQAAPAHLDPKPGN; encoded by the coding sequence ATGAGGGTCAGTCGGGTGCAGGCGGAGGAGAACCGGCAGACGGTGATCAACGCGGCGAGCCGTCTCTTCCGGGAGCACGGCTTCGACGGCATCGGCCTTAAAGACCTGATGGCCGGCGCCGGCATGACGCAGGGCGCCTTCTACAAGCAGTTCGAGTCCAAGGAGGATTTGGCAGCGCAGGCCTCGCGGCGCGCGCTGGAGGATGCTTTGGGCAGGTGGTCCGCTGCCGCCGCTGCCAATCCCGATGATCCCCTGGCGGCCGTGGTCGACTTTTATCTAAGCCGGGGGCACTGCGCCGAGAAGTCGGATGGCTGCCCGGTCGTTGCGCTCGGCGCGGATGCGGCCCGGCACGGCCCGGATGTGCGGGCCTCGTTCGAAGCCGGGATCAAGGAGTATCTCGCATTGCTGGGCGGCTGGATCGGCGAGGGCGAGGACGGCGAGGCGGACCGAAGGGCCATGGCTGCTCTCGCGACGATGGTGGGAGCGGTGCTGCTCGCGCGTGCCGTCAATGACGAGGAGATGTCGAAGCAGTTCCTGCAGGCCGCGGCGGCGAGCGTCACAGCGCAGGCCGCTCCGGCTCATCTCGATCCCAAGCCAGGCAACTAA
- a CDS encoding zinc-dependent alcohol dehydrogenase family protein: MSSPDTIMKAALVETANGPFRLTDISRPALKAGEVLVRIHASGVNPLDAKIRAGAAAHARHPLPAVLGLDLAGVVEAVAPDVTRFRPGDEVDGMTGGVGGIQGTLADYAAVDADLLAIKPTNLSMREAAALPLVTVTAWQGLVDRAHIRPGQTLLVQGGAGGVGHVAIQIGRALGAEVFATGSAASADVIRSFGATPIDYASERVEDYVARHTGGEGFDLVYDTGGGAVLDASFQAVKRFGHVVSALGWGNHSLAPLSFKDGTYSGVFTLAPLLTGVGRAHLGDILTQATQLIEVGKLRPRLDPRIFTLDSVAEAHAVVASGNSAGKIVVSIVRD, from the coding sequence ATGAGCAGCCCCGACACCATCATGAAGGCCGCCCTCGTCGAGACGGCGAACGGCCCCTTCCGCCTCACCGACATCTCGCGCCCAGCCCTAAAGGCCGGCGAGGTGCTCGTCCGCATCCATGCGAGCGGCGTCAATCCGCTGGACGCCAAGATCCGTGCCGGGGCCGCGGCCCACGCACGCCATCCCCTGCCCGCAGTTCTCGGCCTTGACCTCGCGGGTGTCGTCGAAGCCGTCGCGCCGGATGTCACGCGCTTCCGCCCTGGCGACGAGGTCGATGGCATGACCGGCGGTGTCGGCGGCATCCAAGGCACCCTCGCCGACTATGCCGCCGTCGACGCCGACCTCTTGGCAATCAAACCGACAAATCTCTCCATGCGCGAGGCCGCCGCGCTGCCACTGGTCACCGTCACGGCGTGGCAGGGCCTCGTCGACCGCGCCCACATCCGGCCCGGGCAGACGCTGCTCGTGCAAGGCGGCGCGGGTGGCGTCGGGCACGTCGCGATACAGATTGGACGCGCCTTGGGTGCCGAGGTCTTCGCAACCGGCAGTGCGGCAAGTGCCGATGTCATCCGCTCGTTCGGCGCCACGCCGATCGACTATGCGAGCGAGCGGGTCGAAGACTATGTTGCCCGCCACACCGGCGGCGAAGGCTTCGATTTGGTCTATGACACTGGTGGCGGTGCTGTGCTCGACGCCTCTTTCCAGGCCGTGAAGCGGTTCGGCCATGTGGTCAGCGCCCTCGGCTGGGGCAACCACTCGCTGGCGCCTCTGTCATTCAAGGACGGCACCTATTCCGGCGTGTTCACCTTGGCGCCATTGCTGACCGGCGTCGGCCGCGCCCATCTCGGCGATATCCTGACGCAGGCCACGCAACTGATCGAGGTAGGGAAGCTGCGTCCCCGCCTCGATCCGCGAATCTTCACGCTGGATAGCGTCGCGGAAGCCCATGCCGTCGTCGCAAGCGGGAACAGCGCCGGGAAGATCGTCGTCTCGATCGTCCGCGACTGA
- a CDS encoding efflux RND transporter periplasmic adaptor subunit, whose amino-acid sequence MKKKSAIVLAGVLIAGAGAASFVTLSSSSQHAGAVSDPRQEAPLVRVATAAPVKGVERGFTGLIEARVQSNLGFRVPGKIVERLVDVGQQVKAGQPLMRIDDTDLRLALTAKRNAVAAARAVVVQASADEKRYAALVKGGLAATPQRYEQAKATLDTAQAQLAAAEAEADVAENEATYSTLTAGADGTVVATLGEPGQVVAAGQTVVQLAHAGPREAVVALPETIRPALGSQAKAIVYGSTAEPSAARLRQISDAADAQTRTYEARYVLDGDAASAPLGSTVTITLTSGERQSEVSVPVGALLDDGLRTGVWVVERTSSTVRFAPVQIKRLGGESATVTGLELGQEVVALGAHLLKDGAPVRTAGRIAGADR is encoded by the coding sequence ATGAAGAAGAAGTCCGCTATCGTGCTGGCGGGTGTTCTCATCGCTGGGGCCGGGGCCGCCTCATTCGTCACGCTTTCTTCCTCCTCGCAGCACGCCGGTGCGGTGAGCGATCCGCGACAGGAAGCCCCGCTCGTCCGAGTGGCGACGGCGGCGCCTGTGAAAGGTGTCGAGCGTGGCTTTACGGGCCTCATCGAGGCGAGGGTGCAGAGCAATCTCGGCTTTCGCGTGCCCGGCAAGATCGTCGAGCGGCTCGTCGATGTCGGGCAGCAGGTCAAGGCGGGGCAGCCCTTGATGCGCATCGACGACACCGATCTGCGTCTCGCACTCACCGCCAAGCGCAATGCCGTTGCCGCTGCCCGCGCGGTCGTGGTTCAAGCCAGCGCGGACGAGAAGCGTTACGCCGCCCTGGTAAAGGGAGGACTTGCGGCTACCCCCCAACGTTATGAGCAGGCAAAGGCGACGCTCGACACGGCACAGGCACAGCTCGCCGCCGCCGAGGCGGAAGCCGACGTCGCCGAGAACGAAGCCACCTATTCCACCCTGACCGCAGGTGCAGACGGCACCGTCGTCGCAACGCTCGGCGAGCCGGGACAGGTGGTAGCGGCAGGCCAGACAGTGGTTCAGCTGGCACATGCCGGGCCGCGCGAAGCCGTCGTCGCGCTTCCAGAGACGATCCGCCCGGCCTTGGGTTCGCAGGCGAAAGCCATCGTCTACGGCAGCACTGCCGAGCCCAGCGCGGCTCGCTTGAGGCAGATTTCCGATGCCGCCGATGCCCAGACGCGAACCTACGAGGCGCGCTACGTGCTCGACGGCGACGCGGCGTCGGCGCCGCTTGGCTCGACCGTGACCATCACGCTCACCAGCGGTGAAAGGCAATCGGAGGTCTCCGTCCCGGTCGGCGCACTGCTGGACGATGGCCTTCGCACGGGTGTCTGGGTGGTCGAGCGCACATCGTCGACCGTGCGCTTCGCTCCCGTCCAGATCAAACGGCTTGGCGGAGAAAGCGCGACCGTCACCGGCCTTGAGCTTGGACAGGAAGTCGTGGCGCTGGGCGCGCATCTCCTGAAAGACGGCGCCCCCGTCAGAACGGCCGGCCGGATCGCGGGAGCCGACCGATGA
- a CDS encoding methyltransferase family protein: protein MAVEPDSAGVRFPPPLVYLGALMLGLAAERFVPLSSFGIDWRLLVAMGLLLFVAGAAMMLMAARLFRRLGTNVRPTQPTSLIATTGPYRWTRNPMYFGMALVYAALAIGFDGPIAIALLPLVLIVIQSQVIVREERYLEAKFGDDYRRYKAKVRRWL, encoded by the coding sequence ATGGCAGTCGAACCGGACAGCGCGGGTGTCCGCTTCCCTCCGCCCTTGGTCTATCTGGGAGCGCTGATGCTGGGGCTCGCAGCAGAGCGGTTCGTCCCCCTGAGCTCTTTCGGCATCGACTGGCGGTTGCTGGTCGCGATGGGCTTACTGCTGTTCGTTGCCGGCGCAGCGATGATGCTAATGGCGGCACGTCTGTTCCGACGGCTGGGCACAAACGTTCGGCCAACGCAGCCAACGTCTCTCATCGCAACGACCGGTCCCTATCGTTGGACCCGCAATCCCATGTATTTCGGCATGGCGCTTGTTTATGCCGCCCTTGCGATCGGCTTCGACGGGCCGATTGCCATCGCCTTGCTCCCGTTGGTGCTGATCGTGATCCAGAGTCAGGTGATCGTCCGCGAGGAGCGCTACCTCGAAGCGAAGTTCGGCGACGACTACCGCCGCTACAAGGCCAAGGTTCGCCGCTGGCTCTGA
- a CDS encoding LysR family transcriptional regulator has product MLDLDLHTFRLVAAVADTGSVTAAAERAGVTQSAVSQALRRAEALIGTPLFDRSRRPLTPTHVGRMVASRADELARAAERLLADARAAAELPGSIDLRIGLVDSLAGTVGARIVRELADGALALTVTAWSGLAFSHTQALMRHEIDVALTCDPMEGLGGVERIVVFREPYVLIAPRTEVDVVRGRDLQAVLEHYRLVRHSARSYAGQHVERHLGRMGLRPPRAFEFDTSDALVAMVATGMGVAITTPLCILQGAAHTAGIVAMPLPGAAFSRELLLTTRRGDFDDLAPRIAEVARSVARSHALPSMLAIAPWLTPEALALG; this is encoded by the coding sequence GTGCTGGACCTTGATTTGCATACGTTCCGCCTAGTCGCTGCCGTGGCGGATACGGGAAGCGTTACCGCGGCCGCGGAGCGGGCCGGGGTCACCCAGTCGGCGGTCTCGCAGGCTCTGCGGCGTGCGGAAGCGCTGATCGGCACCCCGTTGTTCGACCGCAGCCGGCGGCCGCTCACGCCAACCCATGTCGGGCGCATGGTTGCCAGTCGGGCTGATGAACTCGCCCGCGCGGCCGAGCGGCTGCTGGCAGATGCGCGGGCTGCCGCGGAACTGCCGGGAAGCATCGATTTACGCATCGGCCTTGTCGATTCGCTGGCCGGCACCGTCGGCGCGCGCATCGTAAGGGAGCTCGCCGACGGTGCACTTGCCCTTACGGTAACCGCCTGGTCAGGCCTCGCCTTCTCCCACACGCAAGCTCTGATGCGCCACGAGATCGATGTTGCACTGACCTGTGACCCCATGGAGGGCCTTGGCGGTGTCGAGCGGATCGTGGTCTTTCGGGAGCCCTATGTGCTGATCGCGCCGCGCACCGAGGTCGATGTGGTGCGCGGCAGAGATTTGCAGGCGGTGCTCGAGCACTATCGTTTGGTGCGTCACAGTGCCCGCTCCTACGCCGGGCAGCATGTCGAACGGCATCTCGGCAGGATGGGGCTTCGGCCGCCACGGGCATTCGAGTTCGATACTTCGGACGCTCTCGTGGCCATGGTCGCAACCGGCATGGGCGTCGCGATCACCACGCCGCTCTGCATATTGCAGGGGGCGGCGCATACCGCAGGCATCGTGGCAATGCCGCTGCCGGGTGCCGCCTTCTCGCGCGAACTGCTGTTGACGACTCGGCGCGGCGACTTCGACGATCTGGCGCCGCGTATCGCGGAAGTTGCGCGAAGCGTGGCGCGATCGCATGCCCTCCCCTCGATGCTCGCAATAGCACCTTGGCTGACGCCCGAAGCCCTCGCGCTCGGCTGA